In the genome of Haloferax mediterranei ATCC 33500, one region contains:
- a CDS encoding RHS repeat domain-containing protein: protein MSFDGNRPGEADTHEETDAEREGDAERRTLRLPDELAALDIDLDAGTPSETGGEQPRREPLWSSPAVEAGGTNNLEGLFSDIGIDTDDKGPFGGLLDDDVAKSGRLLDALGEDLGSLDDLLGEHAAELGGLISEPESVPRFPTTFFSQPVSTERGDSSTESDESDVIRTVVDPGMLQLAARGFENDHYLPDGRYLRWTFESGIGFPRSGFRLYRRESPSNISPKDIFAVRRSLRFKSNLSGGEIRTGNGLRVTHPNGVTVEQYDDHSHGVPLNETPTRVRFAESDAVDAAELSACWVSIKFARRRMTGSIGAVAVGEEGTETRVQDRGGVGIDLEIPFEPLPIPETELENIMEVQDVQVLEPNAEGSTLVGEQNGSDGSTEGVGSGDGESGGGSGGGDGSGGSSGVGGGISGFDSGGTGGIGAGALDIGPLWSSNTGFGGTGGGISVRPTPIQNPWVTGSLVLHGSVIDELKITGTGAMLYGVYWLPVGEYAETEGWEKVDTFRLPIRGDGVFYPRASKPGRSIARDRLRDTPPKALPPWDEPSWPPAPDPNAVRTDQRKRYLGDGHRRLEKALDTILEREMTDAVRQDSVTRKQTLSPDATTTNKLQGSEVELGLLDSVLTAAVDPQQATALGLATAETDRLDARFDYKLEADWPLLWWYAMLAPLTGVRLLKNYRDTEPDSNGVRLPIWSRTDQKPTTALEAMADAKVTVVSVATDIEATPSSPVSSPTGLSAELTPTPGESVPASVKLEWDADGGNLFTSGGHIAYAVRRKFQGTDEAIHHNDPDTGVTLPHMNASSGKASVTDHDPPGLGTATYRVSGMDVWGRFSDFAEITVEITDEVAPPAPTGLIADLVGDPDTTTWDLELEFDWTAGQRELAPDTASFELLCEQGKVEPTTADGSRGFDNWDRAEIAPGTRERIQVAWPSLSVTSNRAGITAQVEPAHATQDPTVDARVQVTIPDVTVPYDGDTAELSVTAVAVDTHGNPPTPDAPNAGDVARRAVASRTAPREPASPSMPPGPQQTTWPDAHGNCHWTCDWSSQPSGSQTKVLRASQARLLSTADVAHDDFAAKTPGKRAEQLRNLAANNQQVFSPDHQEPYDHNTTEHTVSLGGDDRGWTVVTVRHTGPTGTKSQWPGPDGFAVIAPRTPRVPSTPRLSARPDTDSVRLRLEPDASGTAKNVRLFRTPDPEAAKDLRRMRPLAFPNTSGSAADVPLQTNQPTTVTDDVPYADRWYAYRTVAESASGERSSPTEPVWVRASSSTPPPKPTVKSVEAVQGDDRKRRVEIDVEGYDLDLRLRRSRAGTDDWTTLEQTPVEDCTTVSTSPGGRVVEIVDEVPSSESSWAYTYTATVEDRRGRTATSDTTTQGGN, encoded by the coding sequence ATGAGTTTCGACGGCAACCGGCCGGGCGAAGCCGACACCCACGAGGAGACCGACGCGGAACGAGAGGGTGACGCGGAACGACGGACGCTTCGACTTCCGGACGAACTCGCCGCGCTCGACATCGACCTCGACGCAGGGACGCCCTCCGAGACAGGGGGAGAACAGCCCCGGCGAGAACCCCTGTGGTCGAGTCCGGCCGTCGAAGCGGGTGGGACGAACAATTTAGAGGGTCTGTTCAGCGACATCGGTATCGACACCGATGACAAAGGACCGTTCGGCGGCTTGCTCGACGACGACGTGGCGAAGTCGGGTCGCCTGCTGGACGCGCTCGGCGAGGACCTCGGGTCACTCGACGACCTGCTCGGCGAGCACGCCGCGGAGTTGGGTGGCCTTATCTCGGAACCCGAGTCGGTGCCGAGGTTCCCGACCACGTTCTTCTCTCAGCCCGTGAGTACCGAGCGTGGTGATTCGAGCACCGAGAGCGACGAGTCCGACGTTATCCGGACGGTCGTTGACCCTGGCATGCTCCAACTGGCCGCACGAGGGTTCGAAAACGACCACTACCTACCAGACGGTCGGTATCTCCGGTGGACCTTCGAGTCGGGCATCGGCTTCCCGCGGTCCGGGTTCAGGCTGTACCGACGGGAGTCGCCGTCGAACATCAGCCCGAAGGATATTTTCGCGGTCCGGCGCTCACTGCGGTTCAAATCGAACCTCTCCGGCGGGGAGATACGGACCGGAAACGGACTCCGGGTGACGCACCCGAACGGGGTGACCGTCGAGCAGTACGACGACCACAGCCACGGCGTCCCGTTGAACGAAACGCCCACGCGAGTCCGGTTCGCCGAGAGCGACGCGGTCGATGCGGCCGAACTATCGGCGTGCTGGGTCAGCATCAAATTCGCTCGACGGCGGATGACCGGGTCGATAGGGGCGGTCGCGGTCGGCGAGGAGGGAACCGAAACGCGGGTGCAGGACCGCGGTGGCGTTGGCATCGACCTCGAAATACCCTTCGAGCCGTTACCAATCCCCGAAACCGAGCTTGAGAATATCATGGAGGTGCAGGACGTGCAAGTGCTCGAACCAAACGCCGAGGGGTCCACGCTCGTCGGAGAGCAAAACGGGAGTGACGGCAGTACCGAAGGCGTCGGAAGCGGTGACGGTGAGAGCGGCGGCGGAAGCGGTGGCGGCGACGGAAGTGGCGGTAGCAGCGGTGTCGGCGGGGGAATCAGCGGCTTCGATAGCGGCGGCACCGGCGGAATCGGCGCTGGCGCGCTCGACATCGGTCCGCTGTGGTCCAGCAACACCGGTTTCGGCGGCACGGGTGGCGGTATCAGCGTCCGTCCAACGCCGATTCAAAATCCGTGGGTGACCGGTTCGCTAGTGCTCCACGGGAGCGTTATCGACGAACTCAAAATCACCGGAACGGGCGCGATGCTGTACGGCGTGTACTGGCTTCCAGTTGGGGAGTACGCCGAGACCGAGGGGTGGGAGAAAGTTGATACGTTTAGGCTCCCCATCCGAGGCGACGGGGTGTTCTATCCGCGGGCCTCGAAGCCGGGACGGTCCATTGCCCGTGACCGACTCCGCGACACGCCGCCGAAGGCGCTTCCGCCGTGGGACGAACCGTCGTGGCCGCCAGCACCCGACCCGAACGCCGTTAGAACCGACCAACGGAAACGCTATCTCGGAGACGGTCACAGACGGCTCGAAAAAGCGCTCGATACGATTCTGGAAAGAGAGATGACCGATGCGGTCCGGCAGGACTCGGTCACGCGAAAACAAACGCTTTCGCCCGACGCGACGACGACCAACAAGCTACAGGGGAGCGAAGTCGAACTCGGGTTGCTCGACTCAGTGCTGACGGCCGCAGTTGACCCACAGCAAGCGACCGCACTTGGACTAGCCACGGCCGAGACTGACCGTCTCGACGCCCGGTTCGACTACAAGTTGGAGGCCGACTGGCCGCTCCTGTGGTGGTACGCGATGCTCGCGCCGCTGACTGGCGTCCGCCTCCTCAAGAACTACCGAGACACCGAACCCGACTCGAACGGGGTCCGGCTTCCGATTTGGAGTCGAACGGACCAGAAACCGACGACTGCGCTGGAGGCGATGGCCGACGCGAAGGTCACGGTAGTCTCCGTTGCGACCGATATCGAAGCGACTCCGTCCTCGCCGGTTTCGTCACCCACGGGTCTCTCTGCCGAACTCACTCCGACACCGGGTGAATCGGTCCCCGCGAGCGTCAAACTCGAATGGGACGCCGACGGCGGGAACCTGTTCACGTCGGGCGGACACATCGCCTACGCCGTCCGGCGGAAGTTCCAGGGAACGGACGAAGCAATCCACCACAACGACCCCGACACCGGAGTGACGTTGCCACACATGAACGCCTCGTCCGGGAAGGCGAGCGTGACCGACCACGACCCACCGGGGCTCGGAACCGCGACCTACCGCGTCTCGGGTATGGACGTGTGGGGTCGATTCAGTGATTTCGCGGAGATTACCGTCGAGATTACTGACGAGGTGGCACCGCCCGCACCGACGGGACTCATCGCGGACCTCGTGGGCGACCCAGACACCACCACGTGGGACCTCGAACTCGAATTCGACTGGACCGCGGGCCAACGCGAACTCGCACCGGATACCGCAAGTTTCGAACTCCTCTGCGAGCAAGGAAAGGTCGAGCCGACGACCGCCGATGGCAGCCGCGGATTCGATAATTGGGACCGCGCCGAGATTGCGCCGGGAACGCGAGAGCGGATACAGGTCGCGTGGCCCTCGCTGTCGGTGACGTCGAATCGGGCGGGCATCACCGCGCAAGTCGAGCCGGCACACGCCACTCAAGACCCGACAGTCGATGCTCGGGTTCAGGTCACGATTCCCGACGTGACCGTCCCGTACGATGGCGATACGGCCGAACTGTCGGTGACGGCGGTCGCGGTCGATACTCACGGAAATCCGCCGACGCCGGACGCGCCAAACGCGGGAGACGTGGCGCGGCGCGCGGTTGCGAGCCGAACCGCACCGCGGGAACCGGCAAGTCCGTCGATGCCGCCGGGACCGCAACAGACCACGTGGCCGGACGCACACGGGAACTGTCACTGGACGTGTGACTGGTCGAGTCAACCGTCCGGGAGTCAGACCAAGGTGCTCCGAGCGTCTCAGGCTCGGTTACTGAGCACCGCCGACGTGGCTCACGACGACTTCGCCGCCAAGACACCCGGCAAGCGTGCCGAGCAACTTCGGAACCTCGCCGCGAACAACCAGCAGGTGTTCTCACCGGACCATCAGGAGCCATACGACCACAACACGACCGAACACACCGTCTCCCTCGGCGGGGACGACCGGGGCTGGACCGTTGTCACAGTGCGACACACCGGTCCAACGGGAACCAAATCACAATGGCCCGGACCGGATGGGTTCGCGGTCATCGCACCGCGAACCCCGCGGGTTCCCTCGACACCTCGATTATCGGCACGCCCGGACACGGACAGCGTCCGACTGCGACTCGAACCCGACGCGTCGGGGACGGCGAAAAACGTGCGGCTCTTCCGAACCCCGGACCCGGAAGCCGCAAAAGACCTCCGACGGATGCGACCACTCGCGTTCCCGAACACGTCGGGAAGTGCTGCTGACGTCCCGCTCCAGACGAATCAGCCGACGACCGTGACCGACGACGTGCCGTACGCGGACCGATGGTACGCCTACCGCACCGTAGCCGAGTCAGCATCCGGCGAGCGGTCGTCGCCGACCGAGCCGGTGTGGGTTCGCGCGAGTTCGTCGACACCACCACCGAAACCCACCGTCAAATCGGTCGAGGCGGTACAGGGCGACGACCGAAAGCGGCGGGTCGAAATCGATGTCGAAGGCTACGACCTTGACCTCAGACTCCGGCGTTCGCGCGCTGGAACCGACGACTGGACGACGCTCGAACAGACACCCGTAGAGGACTGCACGACGGTTTCGACCAGTCCGGGCGGGCGAGTCGTCGAGATAGTCGACGAAGTGCCGTCGTCGGAATCGTCGTGGGCATACACGTACACAGCCACCGTTGAGGACCGCCGCGGACGGACAGCCACCAGCGACACGACCACACAAGGAGGAAACTAA
- a CDS encoding baseplate J/gp47 family protein produces the protein MMFESVERRLVSLELPSADKKALGNIPAQVRSFHHGERTADLGTLGDNSGRIVLWPDQNELNGASRVEWSISSGISAPEVSCSVPTTGTGSGGDGCSGGAAGNNGGIYVYAGQPGEFYVQLFEVTGSGRNRQRGEELGWHLLSVPQFVHVTTDQTFRDRVDALTSRLSGSGNTDDKREAVLEKIQRVAAHVLRPANVRLVWGDLGDSLPVQFDKNASGTRNGLVTGVPVSSGLPGCASDHLITVTLEGTGSNVTVNEYSQVLSDGSPTGNVAVADGLAPVGSNATAATVRNHLTGLTDAETQIERATRWLGIAVARSVLTELGIEENEPVDSYDDAVERALYERALLEGDIMNSSPQNPLRDLLGIQTGGGSTTDLVEAYRAEFDVTVDQSGLLDVLEQTTPFDVLVGIVGTNPNDPTAQDGTLDQVEDEIPLGPPYGGWHLRAGDNDAGSGTATYEGSQRTNPDELPSSDEPGYVRLLQDDLRLLGIELAPAPGESGSGEMGDPSKGDVDDSAALFTEWALREFQIALSYPQAAVHVFKNEDVYGENLEAIPNPTRVTSTESDGSFNMEPAKRVVTGVLDSLTGDRLRRWRFRRARYPIVVEARDSGTGAGTGSYPNIATADYDNDGTDEALDNVWRATQVESVTPRVFVRDLSEHADVTPDEEVSAGLRLHTLGDQGVRSGSPTGPHMSGSNHGQVPVVPSNFHSTAEEISDLGSDELAAFKAVAAATYQESTGYFDVVNCYDNQVLSQPLCHYVFGLGTNAEKVGEWPGFLSYLHDQDEDLYMRYYGSRGVWPSRLYGKPKDGSNVSEYTWRNSGKHIGAAYLLHRKTPGSDQIDGDLAIRGRTGKNDTTVSKKDRRAYAQWFRTWHWMYRVVASIRGDETMRRRIYEFAVRRAADLDDVEGLPESEFGVAMALRLHIYRPGTGLDMLRAAAGESNETDRIEAMLDVPPYATATGSVEFTVNNDSVTVPAGTTVRTAPDSDGNQFDFETTAQAAPAAGSTTVTANIEAVNPGDEYNVGAGQISQLPTSPAGVQSVTNPNATTGGAGTTLRDEAEQAVEWPGGAVPGIGTSELSDLGSQQSHGFDVDGDGSTDVTLTSRLSTATGFPTGSDLETIAAALPQRENTFSSEPADRPWEWVED, from the coding sequence ATGATGTTTGAAAGCGTCGAACGACGACTCGTCTCGCTCGAATTACCATCGGCAGACAAGAAGGCACTCGGAAACATCCCTGCGCAGGTTCGGTCCTTCCATCACGGCGAACGGACGGCCGACCTCGGGACGCTCGGGGACAACTCCGGAAGAATCGTGCTCTGGCCCGACCAGAACGAGCTTAACGGCGCGAGTCGGGTCGAGTGGTCGATTAGTTCCGGGATATCAGCGCCAGAGGTGTCGTGTTCAGTTCCAACCACAGGGACCGGAAGCGGCGGTGACGGATGCAGTGGCGGTGCCGCCGGAAATAACGGCGGAATCTACGTGTACGCCGGTCAACCGGGTGAGTTCTACGTCCAACTGTTCGAGGTCACGGGCAGCGGGCGAAACCGACAGCGCGGCGAGGAACTCGGCTGGCACCTCCTTTCGGTCCCGCAGTTCGTCCACGTCACCACTGACCAGACGTTCCGTGACCGGGTGGATGCGCTGACCAGTCGCCTCTCCGGAAGCGGGAACACCGACGACAAACGAGAGGCAGTGCTCGAAAAGATACAGCGCGTCGCGGCCCACGTACTCCGACCGGCCAACGTCCGGTTAGTGTGGGGTGACCTCGGTGACTCGCTTCCCGTCCAATTCGACAAGAACGCCTCGGGGACCCGAAATGGCCTCGTCACCGGCGTTCCGGTGTCGAGCGGACTCCCCGGGTGTGCGTCCGACCACCTGATTACGGTTACCCTGGAAGGCACCGGCAGCAACGTCACCGTAAACGAGTACAGTCAGGTGCTCTCGGATGGGTCACCCACTGGCAACGTTGCGGTTGCAGACGGGCTTGCACCGGTTGGGAGCAACGCGACCGCAGCAACCGTCCGGAACCATCTAACAGGCCTCACAGATGCCGAGACACAAATAGAACGCGCGACACGGTGGCTCGGTATCGCAGTCGCTCGAAGCGTTCTCACGGAGTTAGGTATCGAGGAGAACGAACCAGTAGACTCCTACGACGATGCAGTCGAACGTGCACTGTACGAACGCGCACTGCTCGAAGGGGACATCATGAACTCCTCACCCCAAAATCCGCTCCGTGACCTGCTCGGAATCCAGACCGGTGGCGGCTCTACGACCGACCTCGTCGAAGCATACCGTGCTGAATTCGATGTGACTGTGGACCAGTCGGGCCTGCTCGACGTGCTCGAACAGACGACGCCGTTCGACGTACTCGTCGGTATCGTCGGCACCAACCCCAACGACCCTACCGCACAGGACGGCACTCTGGACCAAGTCGAAGACGAGATTCCTCTGGGCCCACCGTATGGTGGCTGGCATCTGCGGGCTGGCGACAACGACGCCGGAAGCGGAACTGCGACGTACGAAGGTTCACAGCGGACGAATCCCGACGAACTGCCGTCGAGTGATGAGCCGGGATACGTTCGTCTGCTCCAAGACGACCTTCGGCTGCTGGGAATCGAATTAGCGCCGGCCCCCGGCGAGAGTGGGAGCGGCGAGATGGGCGACCCATCAAAAGGGGATGTGGACGATTCAGCAGCCCTGTTCACCGAATGGGCACTCCGCGAGTTCCAGATTGCGCTGTCGTATCCGCAGGCAGCGGTCCACGTATTCAAGAACGAGGACGTGTACGGCGAGAATCTCGAAGCGATTCCCAACCCGACCAGAGTAACCTCGACTGAGTCGGATGGAAGTTTCAATATGGAACCCGCAAAGCGAGTGGTGACCGGGGTCCTCGACTCGCTTACGGGTGACCGACTCCGAAGGTGGCGGTTCCGTCGGGCGCGGTACCCGATAGTGGTCGAGGCACGCGATTCGGGGACGGGTGCAGGGACGGGAAGCTATCCCAATATTGCCACCGCGGACTACGACAACGACGGAACCGACGAGGCGCTGGACAACGTCTGGCGTGCCACGCAAGTCGAGTCGGTAACCCCACGAGTGTTCGTTCGGGACCTCTCGGAGCACGCCGACGTCACGCCGGACGAAGAAGTCTCTGCTGGGCTTCGTCTCCACACGCTCGGCGACCAAGGGGTCCGAAGCGGGAGCCCTACAGGGCCGCATATGAGCGGGTCAAACCACGGGCAGGTCCCCGTCGTACCATCGAATTTCCATTCGACAGCGGAGGAGATATCCGACCTCGGAAGCGACGAACTCGCGGCGTTCAAGGCCGTCGCCGCCGCGACGTACCAGGAGTCAACCGGCTACTTCGATGTCGTGAACTGCTACGACAACCAGGTACTCTCCCAACCACTTTGTCACTACGTGTTCGGTCTCGGCACCAACGCCGAGAAGGTTGGTGAGTGGCCGGGGTTCCTCTCGTACCTGCACGACCAAGACGAGGACCTGTACATGCGATACTACGGCTCGCGCGGAGTCTGGCCCTCGCGTCTCTACGGGAAACCGAAGGATGGGAGCAACGTTTCGGAGTACACGTGGCGGAACAGCGGCAAACACATCGGGGCCGCGTACTTGCTCCACCGGAAGACCCCGGGTAGTGACCAGATTGACGGAGACCTGGCAATCCGAGGACGGACGGGCAAAAACGACACGACCGTCTCCAAGAAAGACCGCCGTGCGTACGCCCAGTGGTTCCGAACGTGGCATTGGATGTACCGAGTGGTCGCGTCCATCAGAGGTGACGAGACCATGCGCCGGCGCATCTACGAGTTCGCAGTTCGTCGAGCCGCGGACCTCGACGACGTAGAAGGTCTCCCGGAGTCGGAGTTCGGCGTGGCGATGGCGTTGCGGTTGCACATCTATCGACCGGGAACCGGTCTCGATATGCTCCGAGCGGCCGCAGGCGAGTCGAACGAAACCGACCGTATCGAGGCGATGCTCGACGTGCCCCCGTATGCCACGGCGACCGGAAGCGTCGAGTTCACAGTGAACAACGACAGCGTCACCGTCCCCGCAGGGACGACCGTTCGAACTGCCCCGGATTCCGACGGCAATCAGTTCGACTTCGAAACGACCGCGCAGGCCGCACCAGCGGCTGGCTCAACAACGGTAACGGCGAACATCGAGGCAGTCAATCCCGGCGACGAGTACAACGTCGGCGCGGGGCAGATATCACAACTCCCAACGTCTCCCGCGGGCGTCCAGAGCGTCACGAATCCCAATGCGACGACCGGCGGTGCGGGGACTACGTTACGCGATGAAGCCGAACAGGCAGTCGAGTGGCCGGGTGGAGCAGTCCCCGGAATCGGCACGTCGGAACTGAGCGACCTCGGTTCCCAGCAGTCCCACGGCTTCGACGTCGACGGCGACGGAAGCACCGACGTAACACTCACGAGTCGGCTGTCGACGGCAACCGGCTTCCCCACCGGTTCCGACCTCGAAACAATCGCGGCGGCACTGCCGCAACGCGAGAACACGTTCAGCAGCGAACCAGCGGACCGGCCGTGGGAGTGGGTCGAAGACTAA
- a CDS encoding AAA family ATPase encodes MDPASATEYCESVLKSVETAVVADQDFLETVLVGVVSDGHILLEDVPGTGKTLTAKSFATALGLEFSRVQFTPDLLPSDIVGTHIYNEAAERFEFTRGPIFANVVLADEINRAPPKTQAALLEAMAEGQVTVDGDTYPLPDPFFVIATQNPVESEGVFPLPEAQIDRFTIKTTIGYPETEAENRLLRRRTNRDTSEPTVTTVLSPEEVRDLQSVPESVRVHDDLISYITSIAQATRNDPQVRVGVSPRGTQRLLETARSRAVFEGREFVKPADVKAVARPVLAHRLVLTPDASIEETSKSDVISDILDTLSVPKVSLGNA; translated from the coding sequence ATGGACCCCGCTTCCGCAACGGAGTACTGTGAGTCCGTTCTGAAATCAGTCGAAACCGCAGTCGTCGCTGACCAAGACTTCCTCGAAACCGTACTCGTCGGCGTCGTCTCTGACGGGCACATCCTCCTCGAAGACGTTCCCGGGACGGGAAAGACGCTCACAGCAAAGAGCTTCGCCACAGCACTCGGCCTCGAATTCAGTCGAGTGCAGTTCACGCCCGACCTCCTCCCGTCGGACATCGTTGGAACCCACATCTACAACGAAGCAGCAGAACGCTTCGAGTTTACCCGTGGCCCAATCTTCGCGAACGTCGTCCTCGCCGACGAGATAAACCGTGCCCCGCCGAAGACGCAGGCCGCGCTCCTCGAAGCGATGGCCGAAGGGCAAGTGACCGTCGACGGCGACACCTACCCGCTCCCGGACCCGTTTTTCGTCATCGCAACCCAAAATCCTGTCGAGAGCGAGGGTGTCTTCCCGCTCCCAGAGGCGCAAATCGACCGATTTACCATCAAAACGACAATCGGCTACCCCGAGACCGAAGCCGAAAACCGACTTCTCCGCCGCCGGACAAACAGAGACACGTCGGAACCGACTGTGACAACTGTCCTCTCACCTGAGGAAGTTCGTGACCTACAATCCGTCCCGGAGTCCGTCCGCGTTCACGACGACCTCATCTCTTATATAACCAGTATCGCACAGGCGACGCGAAACGACCCGCAAGTCCGAGTAGGCGTCTCACCGCGCGGGACACAACGACTCCTCGAAACTGCCCGCAGTCGCGCCGTATTCGAAGGCCGAGAGTTCGTCAAGCCCGCCGACGTGAAAGCAGTCGCCCGCCCGGTACTCGCTCACCGACTGGTTCTCACTCCCGACGCCTCGATTGAAGAGACCAGTAAGTCTGACGTGATTTCGGACATTCTCGACACGCTCAGCGTCCCGAAGGTCTCACTCGGGAACGCCTGA
- a CDS encoding DUF7519 family protein, with protein sequence MPPLLSSGIALLAAIATLVITAVSTYTLAASALGVFFLLVGLVRGSTEIYTLGTVLLVVAIILAGMLGMAPLFLLTAAFFALIAWDVGQNGFSIADEVGSGVSTLRIEMVHAVSSSVVFAAGSSVGYAVFLTMTGRQPVLALVALLVGVVALLLALQR encoded by the coding sequence ATGCCACCACTCCTGAGTAGTGGCATTGCGCTGCTAGCGGCTATCGCGACACTCGTCATCACTGCTGTGTCCACCTACACGCTCGCGGCAAGCGCGCTTGGCGTCTTCTTCCTCCTAGTTGGTCTCGTCCGCGGGTCCACCGAAATATACACGCTTGGAACCGTTCTACTCGTAGTTGCGATTATTCTCGCGGGGATGCTCGGGATGGCCCCACTGTTCCTTCTCACTGCTGCATTCTTCGCGCTCATCGCGTGGGATGTCGGGCAAAACGGATTCAGTATCGCCGACGAGGTCGGAAGCGGGGTGTCGACCCTTCGAATCGAGATGGTGCACGCAGTCAGCAGTAGTGTCGTGTTCGCGGCCGGTTCGAGCGTTGGCTATGCGGTGTTTCTCACCATGACGGGCCGACAGCCGGTCCTTGCGCTTGTTGCGCTTCTCGTCGGTGTCGTTGCATTGCTGCTCGCACTTCAGAGATGA
- a CDS encoding DUF58 domain-containing protein translates to MSRTHRSILVFGLLSSFVGILLIVSPTLGGAVTLSGVVRTAPIALTGVLAVVLAAVYLFGEIRSMSVSEDGQQTESSELPSPENRPRYEHPGTAFARRLEAIEWTDRRAEDPEARLALRAELRQMAITVLSRTERWTRTDIETRLDEGRWTENPHAAAFFADDVVPSLSLRQRLRSLRSTEPPFTRRARHAVAELATRFDEGDVTPALSDAARTSLNDPPTVTTRRYWPSDTTEDSRESTTDRTRGVTAAALAAGGLGIVTLHPALLLLALFGITVSGYTRIVPSPTETVSITRTVSDAEPNPEKPVEVTVSIQNTSDATIADLRLIDGVPAGLTVTEGSPRFTTALRPGKEATFTYTVEAVHGVHAFDPALLITRDVSGVRKRETLHRSSPTTITCHPSECSMPEVGLRQQTTVHPGQSRSAIKGSGVEFHSVREYRPGDPLSRIDWKRKAKTGEFTTIDFREPHLENVLLVIDARAEAYLEPAGECDEPIVQRSVTAGHALASQLLSDSIPVGIAALSPRSCWLLPSAGDVHRRRIRETLSGDDAFAWNAPEGEFDATEAVRELYQRVRPDTQIIFISPLCDDEATAVVRRLDAYGYAVSVISPDPTAPESATSTLDCGTAYASLTRRLRLSDLRGVDIPVVDWNPSEPFAEVMHRES, encoded by the coding sequence ATGAGCCGGACTCATCGTTCGATTCTCGTCTTCGGCCTGTTGTCGAGCTTCGTTGGCATTCTTCTCATCGTCTCGCCGACACTCGGTGGTGCTGTCACCCTCTCTGGCGTCGTTCGAACGGCCCCTATCGCTCTTACCGGCGTTCTCGCAGTCGTTCTCGCGGCAGTCTACCTCTTCGGTGAGATTCGCTCGATGTCGGTATCCGAGGACGGACAACAGACGGAATCAAGTGAACTTCCTTCGCCAGAAAACCGTCCTCGATACGAACACCCCGGAACGGCGTTTGCGCGACGGTTGGAAGCAATTGAGTGGACCGACCGACGTGCGGAAGACCCGGAAGCGCGTCTCGCACTCCGTGCCGAACTACGACAGATGGCGATTACAGTCCTCTCGCGAACGGAACGGTGGACGCGGACGGACATCGAGACACGGTTGGATGAGGGACGTTGGACTGAGAACCCACACGCGGCGGCGTTCTTCGCCGACGATGTCGTTCCGTCGCTCTCACTCCGGCAGCGACTGCGCTCACTCCGAAGTACCGAACCGCCGTTTACTCGGCGGGCGCGACACGCCGTTGCCGAACTCGCGACCAGATTCGACGAGGGCGACGTGACACCGGCGCTGTCCGACGCAGCGCGAACGTCGCTCAATGACCCTCCGACCGTAACGACGCGGCGGTACTGGCCATCCGATACGACGGAGGACTCCCGAGAATCCACAACGGACCGAACACGTGGTGTGACCGCAGCAGCGCTTGCGGCCGGTGGGCTCGGTATCGTCACATTGCATCCGGCGCTTCTGCTCCTTGCGCTCTTCGGTATCACCGTCTCCGGGTACACTCGTATCGTCCCTTCACCGACGGAAACGGTCTCTATCACGAGAACTGTCAGCGACGCCGAACCCAACCCAGAGAAACCTGTCGAGGTAACCGTCTCGATTCAGAACACGAGCGACGCCACGATTGCAGACCTCCGGCTCATTGATGGTGTGCCTGCCGGACTCACCGTCACAGAGGGTTCGCCACGATTCACCACCGCGCTTCGACCGGGAAAGGAGGCGACGTTTACGTACACCGTCGAAGCCGTCCATGGTGTCCACGCGTTCGACCCTGCGCTACTCATCACGCGCGACGTGTCCGGCGTCCGTAAGCGGGAAACGCTCCATCGGAGTTCGCCCACAACAATCACTTGCCATCCGTCGGAGTGTTCCATGCCCGAGGTGGGACTTCGACAGCAGACGACGGTTCATCCGGGTCAGTCGCGGTCGGCAATCAAAGGCTCCGGTGTCGAGTTCCACTCGGTTCGGGAGTACCGGCCTGGCGACCCGCTGTCTCGAATCGACTGGAAGCGCAAGGCGAAGACGGGCGAGTTCACAACAATCGACTTTCGGGAGCCTCACCTAGAGAACGTCTTACTCGTAATTGACGCCCGGGCTGAAGCCTACCTCGAACCGGCGGGTGAGTGTGACGAACCAATCGTCCAACGAAGTGTGACCGCCGGACACGCGCTTGCGTCTCAACTACTGTCGGACAGTATCCCAGTCGGTATCGCGGCGCTCTCACCGCGGTCGTGTTGGTTGCTGCCGAGCGCTGGCGACGTACATCGCCGCCGAATTCGAGAGACACTGTCCGGCGATGATGCATTCGCATGGAACGCTCCAGAAGGCGAATTCGACGCAACCGAAGCAGTCCGCGAGCTATATCAGCGCGTTCGACCGGACACACAGATTATCTTCATCTCGCCACTCTGCGACGACGAGGCGACGGCCGTCGTACGACGACTCGACGCCTACGGCTATGCGGTCTCGGTAATCAGTCCGGACCCGACGGCACCGGAATCGGCGACTTCTACGCTCGACTGTGGCACTGCATACGCATCACTCACTCGGCGACTCCGACTCAGTGACCTTCGTGGAGTTGATATTCCCGTCGTCGATTGGAATCCGTCTGAGCCGTTTGCGGAGGTGATGCATCGTGAATCGTAA